GATTACCTGTGTATTGTTTAAGTTCTGGTTGAGTAGTAAAACACTCACGAGTTGCAATTGGGCATCTTGCCGCAAAGTTACATCCTTCTGTTGGTTCCTGCGACGTATCAATCAATTCTTTTGGCCTGATTTTCTCCTTTTTCTCAAAAACCGAAGGTGAGTAACTTATTAGTATTTTGGTATATGGGTGTAACGGGTTCCTGTATATCTCTTCTGCATCACCAATTTCGACTATTTTGCCCAGATATATAATTGCAAGTTTGTCACTTACAAATTTACCGAGCGATATATCGTGGGTTATAAACATCATTGAAGTATTTTTCAAGTGAACTAAATCGAGAAGTAGATTAATAACACTTGCACGCACGGACAAGTCAAGCATAGAAACACACTCATCAGCTATTAGAAAGCTTGGGTCCAACATCATTGCACGTAATACCGAAATTCTCTGAAGTTGTCCACCTGAAAGCTCGTAAGGATACCGTTTCAGAAAAGCTGATGGTGGCTCAAATCCTGCTTTGGACAAGAAACTTTCTACAATCTCCCTCATTTCAGATGTGTTTTGACCAATTCCGTGGATTTTGAGAGGTCTTATCATTGAATCAAGAATGGTAAGTCTTGGGTCGAACGAGTCATAAGGATTTTGAAATATTATCTGTATATCTCTTCTAGTTTGCTTATCCAGTTTGGACTTACCACTAATCTTCTTACCTTTGAAGATAATCTCTCCCGCTGTTTCTTTCTCAATACGACTCAATACTAAGCCAAGCGTTGACTTTCCACATCCACTTTCTCCAAGAACTCCTAACACTTTTCCCTGCTCCGTGTGAAAAGAAACACCATCAACCGCTCTAACAAAACTCTTTCTTCCAAATTTTCTAATAGGGAAATATTTCTTTAACTTCTTCACCTCGATTATATTCACGCTATCACTTCCTTTGCCTTAAAACAAGCCACTTGCCTGCTATCAACGTCTATAAGCTGAGGGGTTTTCTCAAAACAGAGCTTTTCAGCGATAGGACACCTTGGTGCGAAAATACAACCTTTAGGTGGT
This genomic interval from Kosmotoga pacifica contains the following:
- a CDS encoding oligopeptide/dipeptide ABC transporter ATP-binding protein; the encoded protein is MNIIEVKKLKKYFPIRKFGRKSFVRAVDGVSFHTEQGKVLGVLGESGCGKSTLGLVLSRIEKETAGEIIFKGKKISGKSKLDKQTRRDIQIIFQNPYDSFDPRLTILDSMIRPLKIHGIGQNTSEMREIVESFLSKAGFEPPSAFLKRYPYELSGGQLQRISVLRAMMLDPSFLIADECVSMLDLSVRASVINLLLDLVHLKNTSMMFITHDISLGKFVSDKLAIIYLGKIVEIGDAEEIYRNPLHPYTKILISYSPSVFEKKEKIRPKELIDTSQEPTEGCNFAARCPIATRECFTTQPELKQYTGNRQVACLKV